In one window of Anser cygnoides isolate HZ-2024a breed goose chromosome 3, Taihu_goose_T2T_genome, whole genome shotgun sequence DNA:
- the QRSL1 gene encoding glutamyl-tRNA(Gln) amidotransferase subunit A, mitochondrial produces MLRASLRQVSAALKEGQVTPTELCQRCLSLIKSTKLLNAYITVAEETALKQAEESEKRYRRGQPLGILDGIPIAVKDNFNTAGIETTCASNMLKGYIPPYNATVVQKLQDQGAVLLGKTNLDEFAMGSGSTDGVFGPVRNPWSYSRQYKEKSVPKSDSEREEFKWVITGGSSGGSAAAVSSFTCFAALGSDTGGSTRNPAAHCGVVGLKPTYGLISRHGLIPLVNSMDVPGILTRCVDDAAVVLGSLAGHDPKDSTTIQDVFQPFELPSLPDVSKLCIGIPKEYNAPGLSSEILSVWSKAADLFKNAGAKVIEVSLPHTHYSIVCYHVLCTAEVASNMARFDGLEYGHRSDVNKSTESMYAATRREGFNDVVRGRILSGNYFLLKQNYENYFVKAQKVRRLIANDFVKVFGSGVDILLTPTTLNDAVPYMEFIKEDNRTRSTQDDILTQAANMAGLPAINVPTALSERGLPVGLQFIGRSFQEKQLLTVAKWFEKQVKFPMIQLEEVKGA; encoded by the exons ATGCTGCGAGCTTCCCTCCGCCAG GTTTCGGCAGCGCTGAAGGAAGGACAGGTCACTCCGACGGAGCTTTGCCAGAGGTGCCTCTCTCTCATCAAAAGCACCAAGCTGCTTAATGCCTACATAACTGTAGCAGAAGAAACCGCCCTGAAGCAGGCTGAAGAGTCAGAGAAAAGATACCGAAGAG GTCAGCCACTTGGTATTTTAGATGGAATTCCTATTGCAGTAAAGGACAACTTTAATACCGCTGGCATTGAGACAACATGTGCATCAAACATGCTAAAAG GTTATATTCCTCCTTACAATGCTACAGTCGTTCAGAAATTACAGGATCAGGGAGCTGtgcttttaggaaaaacaaacctaGACGAATTTGCAATGGG ATCTGGGAGTACGGATGGGGTATTTGGACCAGTCAGAAATCCATGGAGTTATTCAAGACAGTACAAGGAAAAATCTGTACCAAAATCTGATTCTGAGCGTGAAGAGTTTAAATGGGTAATAACAGGAGGGAGCTCGggaggcagtgctgctgctgtatcATCTTTCACGTGTTTTGC AGCTTTAGGGTCAGACACAGGAGGATCTACCAGAAACCCTGCTGCTCACTGTGGTGTAGTAGGTTTAAAGCCAACATATGGACTGATATCTCGCCATGGTCTCATTCCTCTAGTGAACTCCATGGATGTGCCAGGAATCTTAACCAGATGCGTGGATGACGCTGCAGTTGTATTAG GTTCACTTGCTGGACATGATCCTAAAGACTCTACCACAATTCAGGATGTCTTTCAGCCATTTGAGCTGCCCAGTTTGCCTGATGTCAGCAAGCTCTGTATAGGGATTCCTAAG GAGTACAACGCACCAGGGCTTTCTAGTGAAATTCTGTCTGTTTGGTCCAAAGCTGCTGACCTCTTTAAGAATGCAGGTGCTAAAGTAATTGAAGTGAGTTTACCACACACTCATTACTCAATTGTCTGCTATCATGTGCTGTGCACAGCAGAAGTCGCATCAAATATGGCCAGGTTTGATGGACTGGAATATG gacaTCGTTCAGATGTGAACAAGTCTACAGAAAGTATGTATGCCGCAACGCGACGAGAAGGCTTTAATGATGTTGTAAGAGGAAGAATTCTATCAGGAAACTACTTCCTGTTGAAACA gaactATGAGAATTACTTTGTCAAGGCACAGAAAGTCAGACGTCTCATTGCCAATGACTTTGTGAAGGTTTTTGGAAGCGGTGTTGATATTTTACTCACTCCTACCACTCTGAACGATGCAGTCCCGTATATGGAATTCATCAAAGAAGACAACAGAACCCGCAGCACGCAAGACGACATCCTAACACAGGCTGCAAATATGGCTG GATTGCCAGCCATAAATGTTCCTACAGCTCTTTCAGAGAGAGGCTTGCCAGTTGGGCTCCAGTTCATTGGGCGTTCATTCCAGGAGAAGCAGCTTCTCACTGTAGCCAAGTGGtttgaaaaacaagtaaaattcCCAATGATCCAGCTAGAAGAAGTGAAAGGGGCATGA